Below is a genomic region from Prolixibacteraceae bacterium.
CATCGGAGTTAGCAACGGAGGTTGTTTGTGTCTCGACGGATGTCTCAATAGAAGAGGATTGCAAGCATTTAATTGATACTGCTGTTGAGAGATTTGGGCAGATAGATGTGCTAATCAACAACGCAGGAATATCGATGAGAGCACTATTTAATGATCTAGAGTTAGATGTGCTAAAGAATGTAATGGATGTTAACTTTTGGGGAACAGTATATTGTACAAAATATGCATTGCCTTATATCGTTAAAACGAAAGGGTCCATTGTGGGCGTGATATCTATCGCTGGTTATGTAGGATTGCCTGGTAGAACAGGTTATGCGGCATCTAAATTTGCAGTAAGAGGGTTCTTGGATAGTGTGAGAATAGAGAACATGCATCATGGTGTTCATGTTCTTGTGGCAGCTCCAGGGTTTACCTCTTCAGAGATTCGTACTAAGGCTTTGGTTGAGGATGGTTCAACACAGGGGGAAACTCCACGTAATGAATCAAAAATGATGTCATCAGAGACTTGTGCAAATCATATTTTAAAAGCAGTAGTAAAAAGAAAGAGGTCAATTATACTGACTTTTGTTGAGGGGAAATTCACAGTTTTTCTTTCAAAAGTCTTTCCAAGTTTACTTGATCGATTGACCTTTAACCATATGGCTAAGGAGCCAAATTCACCATTTTCAAAATAACATTAAAAACCAACCTACCTTATGAAGTACCGATCAGTTAATTACAGAGTTTGCTTTGCAGATACCGATGCGATGGGGATAGTTTACTATGCCAATTATCTACACTTCTTTGAAATGGGGCGCAATGCTTTTATTCGAGATGTGTTTAAGTCGTATAAAGAGATTGAAGAGTCAGGAGTTCAGATGCCTGTTGCTTCAGTTGAAGTGAAATATCGAAGACCAGCTCAGTATGATGAGCTATTAGAGGTGCGGACTTCCGTGAAATCCCTATCTCAAGTGAAGATGAGTGTATATACAGAAGTGTATAACCAAGAGAATATTTTATTGTGTTCAGGAACAACAGTTCTAGCATTTTTGGATAAAGTTACTCATCGCCCGAGAAGAGTTCCTAAAGACATGATGTTAGCATTAAATGAATATTTGAGTGAACCAGAATTGGTTTAGCGGTGTATTAAGTAGATGAAAGGATAGAAGTTTAGCGATGTATGAGATTTGATCTGTTTCCAAACAAGTATCATTTGTTTTAATCAAGAATTAGGCGTGATGATTATAACACAATGAAGGAGAGAATAAAGAGCATATACCTTGGCTTATGTCTAGTAGAAGAGAAAGAATTAATTTAACGTAATTAGATGTTTTTAGAATTATTTGTAAAGGGAGTGATTATTGGACTTTGTGCTTCGATTCCTCTAGGACCTATTGGTGTATTATGTGTACAAAAAACAATAAATAAAAATCGACGCGCAGGCTTTTATGCTGGATTGGGTGCCGCCTCTTCCGATACAATTTATGCAATTATTGCTGGCTTTAGTTTGAATTATATTATTGAGGTTATTCGTACCCATGAAGTGATGTTTCGTTTTTTTGGGGCAGGAATCTTAATTATTTTAGGTTGGCATATTTTTAAGTCAGACCCATCTGCAGATGTGCAGAAGTTTAAACGAAAGACGGCATCATATTGGCAAGACTATTTTTTTACATTTTTGCTTACTTTCTCAAATCCATTGGCGATACTGATTTTCTTTTCAATCTTTGCAAGATTCAAGTTGGTCATCAATACTAGTGATCCACTTCCAGCAGCCATGTTGATAGGGGGTATCTTTATTGGTGCGACATTATGGTGGTTCTCACTGACATCGCTTGTAAATATGTTTCGTCATAAGTTTAATATGCAAAACCTAAGGTTAGGGAATAGAATCGCAGGTTCAGTTATTATTGTATTTGCAGTGACAACATTACTGTTCTATTGGTTTGGCTAATTTAAATTAGCCTTAGGTATAAGAAAGGATCTATGAAACTACTTCATAGATCCTTTTTTTATACCCTATCAGTCTATGATTTCAAGAGTGAGATTACAAAATAAGAGCCGAATAGAGATATTCTAATGGGTGAAGTACCACTTTCGATGTTTGTTTGCATATATGGTGTCTACAACTAGTACCAGAGGCCACAAACACAGTGTTCTTTTGTTGGGATCGAATAGCTGGAAAGAGTGCTTTTTCACCAACATCAACGGCCAATTGATAGTGTTCCTTCTCGTAGCCAAATGAACCAGCCATCCCACAGCACCCTGAATTTGATGTAGAGACCTCTGCATGTGTTGCTACCTGAAGCATCTTTATGGTGTCATTTATGCCAAAAGATGCTTTTTGATGACAGTGACCATGATAGAAAATATGTTCGTGTTTACTTCTTATCTTCTGTTTAAGAGCAGGATTGTTTTTTAACTGTTCCAGGATAAATTTATCTACAAGCATCAACCGTTGTGTCTGTTTCTGATAATCGCATGGTTGATCCACGAGATCCATATATTCATCTACCATTGCTGCAATGCATGAGGGTTCAATCCCCAAAATTGGTATATCTGTTGATGGAAGATTGCATATCATCTTCGCATTCGTGTTTGCAACTCTTTTGGCTTGATTTAATAACCCTTTAGAGATGTAGGTTCTACCACTCTGTTTTAAAAATAATGGATATACTTTAATGTCAAGATGCTGAAGTAGAAGAAAGGTCTTATAGCCAATAGCGCTGTCGAAATAGTTGGTAAATTCATCGATATAGAGATACACATCATATG
It encodes:
- a CDS encoding SDR family oxidoreductase, encoding MKNKVVVITGASSGIGEALARVFSSKGARLVIGARRKERLEELASELATEVVCVSTDVSIEEDCKHLIDTAVERFGQIDVLINNAGISMRALFNDLELDVLKNVMDVNFWGTVYCTKYALPYIVKTKGSIVGVISIAGYVGLPGRTGYAASKFAVRGFLDSVRIENMHHGVHVLVAAPGFTSSEIRTKALVEDGSTQGETPRNESKMMSSETCANHILKAVVKRKRSIILTFVEGKFTVFLSKVFPSLLDRLTFNHMAKEPNSPFSK
- a CDS encoding acyl-CoA thioesterase, coding for MKYRSVNYRVCFADTDAMGIVYYANYLHFFEMGRNAFIRDVFKSYKEIEESGVQMPVASVEVKYRRPAQYDELLEVRTSVKSLSQVKMSVYTEVYNQENILLCSGTTVLAFLDKVTHRPRRVPKDMMLALNEYLSEPELV
- a CDS encoding LysE family translocator; translation: MFLELFVKGVIIGLCASIPLGPIGVLCVQKTINKNRRAGFYAGLGAASSDTIYAIIAGFSLNYIIEVIRTHEVMFRFFGAGILIILGWHIFKSDPSADVQKFKRKTASYWQDYFFTFLLTFSNPLAILIFFSIFARFKLVINTSDPLPAAMLIGGIFIGATLWWFSLTSLVNMFRHKFNMQNLRLGNRIAGSVIIVFAVTTLLFYWFG